The Henningerozyma blattae CBS 6284 chromosome 9, complete genome DNA segment CTCCCTTATTACTAAGAACCGGCATCCCGCTTTTGTACTtcaaaaagacaaaaagaACACAAAGCAAAAAAACAGAGCAAGgataatagtaaaaaaCACCTGACAAAAGCTTGAAGAGCCTTAAAAGGGCCGTGAACCATTAGCCAAAAAACACGGGGAAACTATTAGCAACATAAAATATAGATATGTCCTCACAACCACCATTAACGTTACTAAGATTACTCCAgtacaatatatatacattatcaatgatatatcttttaagAATTTTGTCTAGATCAGCTTATAAATAACTCTGCAAGCAGGATTTCCAACTCAGCTGCCTTATTTTCACGTGCCTCCAGACATTCTAGTAGATCATCATCGTCTATATCTTCGCCATTAGCTTCTTCATATTTCTCAGCAAATTCGCTTGGAAGTGTGTGTTCTTCTGCTTGCTTTGCCAGTTCTTGCAATTCTTTCAGTCTTTCCCCCCTTATCACGAACTCTTCCATTTTATCTAATCCACCACGTATTTTTAGACTCTGACTTAATCTCTTGCTTTTTCTATCTTCTTCTGCTTGCCTTTGTCTTTGCTTTCTCTCATGATCTGAAATAGGAGAACGATGGACAGGTGAACGATCCCTATGTATTTTTTGTCTCTCCGATATAATGGCTTCACTTATCGATTCCCttgaattatttctattcattattaacgCGTCAACATTCACGGTGTTATCACGTAAACTTGAATTTGGCGATTGCAGCTTTAGATTAAAGGTAGAAGTAGTAGCTGGAAAAGTCATttgatctttttttattattattattgctgtTATAAGTTGTTAATTTTGCAAGTTTATCTAGTCAGaactattttttaaagaatctttcatgtttttttttaaaaataatttatataccGTTTTTCAATGCCATTCTTACATCAtctcaataatttttagaCTTACTAGTTTCGGAGATTTATACTTATTGAAAATCAGGCTGTTTTTATGATAGCgccatttgaattttaatgaagaaaaggggtcatacatatatattaaaacaaaattcgtaatatatagtaaatatgTTAAATTGTTACAGTATACAgtatattctattttataCAACGAATGCAACAGGgtaaataaaagtaaaagacaaggaataataaatctataaATGGATTGCTAGTGATGAACAACTCATAgaagggaaaaaaaatcatacataatataatgatattCTTTGCAAACCAGATATATCTAATGTACAATAAAGTAAAGGACAATGTAATAGTTTGCAGTgctataataatatttataacttgaatattttcaatttgaaaaactGTGTCGTTAATAGTTTGTTCTTCATCAGCAATAGCATCTGTTCTCTTACCATCATCCTTAGAGATTTCAGATCTACAGGTTTTAGTCAACATTTCACCATGAGCTTTGATAACTGATTCGAAATCAATGGTATCCTTAACCAGATCGTACTTAACTAAGACATCATCAGTAGCTTCTAAGCCACATTtctttcttaatttttggATTCTATTGACCAATTCTCTGGCAAGACCTTCAGTCTTTAATTCATCGTAGATCTTAGTATCTAAGATAATTAAAACTTCTTGATCAGTTCTGGTTTCTTGACCTTCTTGTGTCTTAGATTCTGGTAAACCTCTAACAACGTTCAAGTCACCCTTAACCAATTCAATACCATCAACAACTAATTTACCAGTTTCTAGATATTGGACAACTTGCTCAGATGTAACAGTTGGTAAAGCAGCTTTAACTTTTTTAGCatctttctttaatttcttacCCAAAACTGGCCAATCAGCAATGGCTGTGTATTCAACACCGTATTTAGCTTCGTCAtcagtaataataacatcACGGacatttaattcttctacAATGTAGTTCTTTAGAGCAGCAACATCCTTTAAGTATTCCTTATCACCATGCAAGATAACTAAACTCTTTAATGGAGTTTTCAAAGAAATGGTCTTCTTTTCACGAATATTTCTACCTAATTCAATAACAGATTGCATTCTACCAACTGCCTTTTCAATAGCTTCATCGAATAATTCTTCTCTGACAACTGGGTAAGATAAGAAGTGAACAGATCTGCTGTCCTTACCAAACTTACTGATAATATCAGCTGgaatatattctttcaTTCTTAAGTAGATGCTATCAGATAAGAATGGGGTGAATGGAGCCATAGCACGAACAAAAGTAAATAAAGCTTCGAacaaagtatttaaagCTTTAACACAATCACTAACACCGTTTTCACCCTTCAAACGACGACGATTGAATCTAATATACCAGTTGGTTAAAGAATCAATGAATTGCAATAATTCTGGAACGACAGTATATAATCTATATTCAGACATTTCAGCGTGAATAAATTTGACCAATGATTGTAATGAGGCTAGAACCCATCTATCCATAACATTATCACTTCTTAAGGTAGGATCATATTGGAAATCGATATCAGAagttttctttaataaagcAATTTGACCGTCCAAGAATTTGAACGAATTCCACCATGGTAATAAAACTTTAGAAACAACTTCTTTAACACCTTCTTCCTTAAATTTCAAACTTTCAGCTTTCAAAACTGGAGAGttaatcaaatataatCTTAAGGCATCGGCACCATATTGGTTTAGAACAATATTTGGATCTGGGTAGTTCTTCAATGATTTTGACATCTTCTTACCATCGGCAGCCAAAACAATACCAGAAACAATAACGTTCTTATATGGAACTTCACCAAATAATTGAGTACCTAATACACTTAAAGTATAGAACCAACCTCTAGTTTGATCCAAACCTTCGGAAATGAAGTTAGCTGGGAC contains these protein-coding regions:
- the RTT105 gene encoding Rtt105p (similar to Saccharomyces cerevisiae RTT105 (YER104W); ancestral locus Anc_7.399), coding for MTFPATTSTFNLKLQSPNSSLRDNTVNVDALIMNRNNSRESISEAIISERQKIHRDRSPVHRSPISDHERKQRQRQAEEDRKSKRLSQSLKIRGGLDKMEEFVIRGERLKELQELAKQAEEHTLPSEFAEKYEEANGEDIDDDDLLECLEARENKAAELEILLAELFIS
- the ILS1 gene encoding isoleucine--tRNA ligase ILS1 (similar to Saccharomyces cerevisiae ILS1 (YBL076C); ancestral locus Anc_7.398), encoding MSDSSSHFSFPKEEEKVLALWNEIDAFHTTLELTKDKPEFSFFDGPPFATGTPHYGHILASTIKDIVPRYATMTGYHVERRFGWDTHGLPIEHIIDKKLDIHSKEDVFKFGLENYNNECRAIVMTYADEWRKTIGRLGRWIDFDNDYKTMYPSFMESTWWAFKQLFEKDQVYRGQRVMPYSTGCTTPLSNFEAQQNYKDVNDPAVTIGFDVVGQEKTQFVAWTTTPWTLPSNMALCVNPEFEYVKIYDENKDMYFYTLESLIKTLYKKPAAEKYKVVEKVKGSDLVGMKYKPLFNYFYDDWKDTAFRVLADSYVSNDSGTGIVHNAPAFGEDDYRVCVANGVIKEDSDFPNPVDDVGNFLDEVTDFKGMYVKDADKFIIKHLTASGNMLLASQIRHSYPFCWRSDTPLLYRTVPAWFVRVKNIVPQLLESVKKTHWVPEVIKEKRFANWIANARDWNISRNRYWGTPIPLWASEDLTEIVCVGSIAELEELSGVKNITDLHRDTIDNITIPSKKGNGPLKRIEEVFDCWFESGSMPYASQHYPFENKDLFKQRVPANFISEGLDQTRGWFYTLSVLGTQLFGEVPYKNVIVSGIVLAADGKKMSKSLKNYPDPNIVLNQYGADALRLYLINSPVLKAESLKFKEEGVKEVVSKVLLPWWNSFKFLDGQIALLKKTSDIDFQYDPTLRSDNVMDRWVLASLQSLVKFIHAEMSEYRLYTVVPELLQFIDSLTNWYIRFNRRRLKGENGVSDCVKALNTLFEALFTFVRAMAPFTPFLSDSIYLRMKEYIPADIISKFGKDSRSVHFLSYPVVREELFDEAIEKAVGRMQSVIELGRNIREKKTISLKTPLKSLVILHGDKEYLKDVAALKNYIVEELNVRDVIITDDEAKYGVEYTAIADWPVLGKKLKKDAKKVKAALPTVTSEQVVQYLETGKLVVDGIELVKGDLNVVRGLPESKTQEGQETRTDQEVLIILDTKIYDELKTEGLARELVNRIQKLRKKCGLEATDDVLVKYDLVKDTIDFESVIKAHGEMLTKTCRSEISKDDGKRTDAIADEEQTINDTVFQIENIQVINIIIALQTITLSFTLLYIRYIWFAKNIIILCMIFFPFYELFITSNPFIDLLFLVFYFYLPCCIRCIK